One Streptomyces hundungensis DNA segment encodes these proteins:
- a CDS encoding DUF6879 family protein — protein sequence MSQSEPGFDELLAAAEHSAVHLEMRDSYGVGDEAEDFENWKRTGQRDVDPASEYWTPWVDLIQRTVARGVVVRRARVVSEPVTDYIRYEHAGTVVNLLAGEQVRWLPRRLASDIALPGNDCWVFDNGTVLFNHFSGDGNWSEPGWEVRSEAAVVRLASAAFEAVWERGTPHEKYSV from the coding sequence ATGTCGCAGAGCGAGCCGGGCTTTGACGAGTTGCTGGCGGCGGCCGAGCATTCGGCCGTGCACCTGGAGATGCGCGATTCCTACGGCGTGGGAGACGAGGCCGAGGACTTCGAGAACTGGAAGCGCACAGGACAACGCGATGTTGACCCGGCTTCGGAGTACTGGACGCCTTGGGTTGATTTGATCCAGAGGACCGTGGCCCGAGGTGTCGTGGTCCGTCGCGCTCGCGTCGTCTCCGAACCGGTCACCGACTACATCCGGTACGAGCACGCCGGCACTGTGGTCAACCTTCTCGCCGGGGAACAAGTGCGCTGGCTTCCCAGGCGGCTGGCGTCGGACATAGCCCTGCCGGGTAATGACTGCTGGGTGTTCGACAACGGGACTGTGCTCTTCAACCACTTCTCCGGTGACGGCAACTGGTCGGAGCCGGGCTGGGAGGTCCGCTCCGAAGCGGCCGTGGTGCGGCTGGCCTCGGCCGCCTTCGAGGCCGTCTGGGAGCGTGGCACCCCGCACGAGAAGTACTCGGTCTGA
- a CDS encoding helix-turn-helix domain-containing protein has translation MSASPSSGAQAARERLAARLGELRRDAELTGQQLALRCGWSPAKSSRIERAKTPASDADIRSWCKACGADDQVADLVAANRQADQMYVHWKKLHRHGMRRAQEEVVPLYEGTQHFRVYCSNVVPGMLQTEAYASALLSTIAAFQGTPDDSSEAAASRVERSHVLHQGSHRFALLLEETVLRYRIGDADTMAGQLGYLLAVMALPNVSLGVIPFTAERRVWPLEAFYLFDEQQASVELLTAAVNVSAPSEISVYAKAFSQLAEMAVYGSGARARITEAIASLQ, from the coding sequence GTGTCCGCATCCCCCTCGTCCGGCGCTCAGGCTGCCCGTGAGCGACTTGCCGCTCGCCTTGGAGAGCTGCGCAGGGACGCAGAGTTGACCGGCCAACAGCTGGCGCTTCGGTGTGGTTGGAGCCCTGCCAAGTCGTCACGTATCGAGCGGGCAAAGACGCCTGCCTCCGACGCCGACATCCGTTCATGGTGCAAGGCGTGTGGTGCGGACGACCAGGTCGCGGACCTCGTCGCAGCGAACCGCCAGGCCGATCAGATGTACGTCCACTGGAAGAAGCTCCACCGGCACGGGATGCGCCGGGCACAGGAGGAAGTGGTCCCGCTCTACGAGGGCACGCAGCACTTTCGCGTGTACTGCTCGAACGTCGTTCCTGGGATGCTTCAGACGGAGGCATACGCGTCAGCCCTGCTCTCCACGATCGCCGCCTTCCAAGGCACCCCGGATGACTCCTCCGAGGCCGCGGCGTCACGCGTCGAGCGTTCGCATGTCCTTCACCAAGGCAGTCACCGGTTCGCGCTGCTCCTGGAAGAGACGGTGCTGCGCTATCGCATCGGTGACGCTGACACGATGGCCGGACAGCTTGGCTATCTGCTCGCAGTGATGGCTCTGCCGAACGTGAGCCTCGGTGTCATTCCGTTCACGGCCGAGCGGCGCGTGTGGCCCCTCGAAGCGTTCTACCTGTTCGACGAGCAACAAGCGAGCGTCGAACTGCTGACAGCCGCTGTGAATGTGTCAGCTCCGAGTGAGATCAGCGTCTATGCCAAGGCATTCTCCCAACTGGCGGAGATGGCCGT